Proteins encoded together in one Lysinibacillus sp. FSL K6-0232 window:
- a CDS encoding alpha-E domain-containing protein produces MLSRVADALYWMARYSERTQTNAHILQVQLLNMLEQSGKEHEYLDHWEAILTICASKQEYLANYQTIRVNPLIDYLLFSEKNSNALQATLRSIRENARVTRDSMPAELWEMQNAFYVTKQQTILARERPIPLIELQAFLQDIRKTFLTVTGLIEGTMDRDLPFYFIQIGKWLERAEKTLRMIVTILAQHKATALPLVESDGTFLLDIAVARESFLRKHRQINVLAVMRYLVQDEHFPRSVMFCLQKIEEAITAIEQDASSERFLTLHVTIKRFAATMNSIHFEQLDVHEAIIIMEERLGQCIAFGDAFSTIYHLYEPSLQS; encoded by the coding sequence ATGCTAAGTCGAGTAGCGGACGCACTATATTGGATGGCACGGTATAGTGAACGAACACAAACAAATGCACATATATTACAGGTACAGCTGTTGAATATGCTGGAGCAATCGGGAAAAGAACATGAATATTTAGATCATTGGGAGGCTATTTTAACGATTTGCGCTTCCAAGCAGGAATATTTAGCTAATTATCAAACGATACGTGTTAATCCATTAATTGATTATCTATTATTTTCAGAGAAAAACAGCAATGCACTTCAGGCAACATTGCGGTCTATTCGAGAAAATGCGCGTGTCACACGAGATAGTATGCCAGCAGAGCTATGGGAAATGCAAAATGCCTTTTATGTTACAAAGCAGCAAACGATTCTAGCAAGAGAGCGTCCTATTCCACTGATTGAGCTGCAAGCCTTTTTACAGGATATACGCAAAACTTTCTTAACGGTCACAGGGCTAATTGAAGGTACAATGGATCGTGATCTCCCCTTTTATTTTATACAAATTGGCAAGTGGCTTGAACGTGCAGAAAAAACGCTGCGCATGATTGTCACAATTCTAGCGCAACATAAAGCAACAGCACTCCCTCTTGTGGAGAGTGATGGCACCTTTCTATTAGATATTGCTGTAGCAAGAGAATCTTTCTTACGCAAGCATCGACAAATTAATGTATTGGCGGTGATGCGCTATTTAGTACAGGATGAGCATTTTCCTCGTTCGGTCATGTTTTGTCTGCAAAAAATAGAAGAAGCTATTACAGCCATTGAGCAGGATGCTTCATCTGAAAGGTTTTTAACGCTGCATGTGACAATCAAGCGCTTTGCTGCTACAATGAACTCGATTCATTTTGAACAACTGGATGTGCACGAAGCTATTATTATTATGGAGGAACGATTGGGGCAATGTATTGCCTTCGGTGATGCATTCTCAACAATCTATCATTTATATGAACCCAGCCTACAATCTTGA
- a CDS encoding circularly permuted type 2 ATP-grasp protein, producing MMNFYDSSLFFDEMFEGTQPKPHYRSFYRKLAMFSQEQLEEKYRQAQTSFLTQGITFTVYGAQDGTERTMPFDCVPIIIPHAQWATIEAGVKQRVKALNLFLQDIYGEQAIIRDGYIPRQLVEHNPYYVLAMKGLKVPIANHIFLAGIDLIRDEHGDYHVLEDNLRNPSGISYVFQNRHVMKEVYPEFFSKHTIRPLDKHLAYMQKALLAHRPPSMSAAREPKAVLLTAGMYNSAYYDHVFLAQHLNIQLVEGRDLVVQDLKVYMKTIYGLQQINIIYRRIDDDFLDPAVFRKDSLLGVPSLMAAYEAGNVAILNAVGNGVADDKAMYAYVPEMIRYYLQEEPILPNVQTYHLGDDRQRAWVLEHLHELVIKNVGASGGYDMLIGPHASEEEIALFKEKIVAQPLQYIAQPTIKLSRAPAFQQGRFYPCHVDLRVYVVKSEDCYVLPGGLSRVALQEGSLIVNSSQGGGAKDTWILKEDVQHAKSSSGRTILDGTV from the coding sequence ATGATGAATTTCTATGATTCCAGCTTATTCTTTGACGAAATGTTTGAAGGTACTCAGCCTAAGCCGCATTATCGTTCATTTTATCGCAAGCTAGCGATGTTTTCGCAGGAGCAGCTTGAAGAAAAATATCGCCAAGCACAGACAAGCTTTCTTACCCAAGGGATTACCTTTACTGTCTATGGTGCACAGGATGGAACAGAGCGCACCATGCCATTTGACTGTGTGCCAATTATTATTCCACATGCACAGTGGGCAACCATTGAGGCAGGTGTCAAGCAGCGTGTTAAAGCGCTAAATTTATTTTTACAAGATATTTATGGTGAACAAGCGATTATTCGGGATGGCTATATTCCACGGCAGCTTGTTGAACATAATCCATACTACGTTCTAGCAATGAAGGGATTGAAAGTACCAATCGCTAATCATATCTTTTTAGCAGGCATCGATTTAATTCGCGATGAGCATGGTGATTATCATGTATTAGAGGATAATTTACGCAACCCTTCTGGCATTTCCTATGTTTTTCAAAATCGTCATGTTATGAAGGAGGTATATCCTGAATTTTTCTCTAAGCATACAATACGTCCTCTTGATAAGCATCTTGCTTATATGCAAAAAGCTTTGCTGGCACATCGCCCACCCTCTATGTCAGCAGCACGTGAGCCAAAAGCGGTGCTATTAACAGCAGGGATGTATAACTCGGCTTATTATGATCATGTATTTTTAGCCCAACACTTAAATATTCAGCTTGTTGAGGGACGCGATTTAGTTGTACAAGATTTAAAGGTTTATATGAAAACGATCTATGGCTTGCAGCAAATTAATATTATTTATCGGCGGATTGATGATGATTTTTTAGACCCTGCTGTGTTTCGAAAGGATTCGTTATTAGGTGTTCCTTCGTTAATGGCAGCTTATGAGGCAGGCAATGTAGCGATTTTAAATGCGGTTGGCAACGGTGTGGCAGATGATAAGGCGATGTATGCCTATGTGCCTGAGATGATTCGTTATTACTTGCAGGAGGAGCCTATTTTACCGAATGTCCAAACCTACCATTTAGGAGATGATCGTCAGCGTGCATGGGTGCTGGAGCATTTGCATGAGCTTGTTATTAAAAATGTTGGTGCTTCAGGGGGCTATGATATGCTGATTGGTCCACATGCGAGCGAGGAGGAAATTGCTTTATTTAAGGAAAAAATAGTAGCACAGCCACTGCAATATATTGCACAGCCAACGATTAAGCTATCGCGAGCACCTGCATTTCAGCAAGGACGCTTTTATCCTTGCCATGTCGATTTACGTGTGTATGTGGTCAAAAGTGAGGATTGCTATGTATTGCCAGGTGGTTTATCACGAGTGGCATTACAGGAAGGGTCATTGATTGTGAATTCATCGCAAGGTGGTGGCGCTAAGGATACTTGGATATTAAAGGAGGACGTGCAGCATGCTAAGTCGAGTAGCGGACGCACTATATTGGATGGCACGGTATAG
- a CDS encoding PF20097 family protein, producing the protein MELKICPQCNHKDIRKGIIRAAHAPLYMFPEEAMKKSAPLNSHLRKNSKISAYYCQDCGYILGMFVDEPHKLS; encoded by the coding sequence ATGGAATTGAAGATATGTCCACAGTGTAATCATAAGGATATTCGTAAAGGTATTATTCGAGCAGCTCATGCTCCACTTTATATGTTTCCTGAAGAAGCAATGAAAAAAAGTGCACCACTGAATTCGCATTTAAGAAAGAATTCTAAAATAAGTGCATATTATTGTCAGGATTGTGGTTATATTTTAGGGATGTTTGTAGATGAACCTCATAAACTTAGCTAA
- a CDS encoding tyrosine recombinase XerC codes for MQKTKLPKIIKDFLVYLTTIKGKSQRTRKEYEYDLLLFFRFHKAVQEDVATDNLAAIDIVSISIDDIREITLEDLYLFMEYCEVQRGNSAAARARKVATLKSFFKYIKGKRRLIEENPADELETPKIGRKRPIYLNMQEATLFMDGLQASPRNYCIMMFFLNLGIRVTELCQLNKSSIQGRYLTIVGKGNKERTVYLNDSCIQALENYENSGKTPYKGEGEEPLFVSQKGTRLTRQTVARIVKRINQQSGLQKERLTPHKLRHTSATMMYKAGADIRSLQHILGHSSVATTQIYTHIEDEQLQQVLNNNPFNIVHKK; via the coding sequence ATGCAAAAAACAAAACTACCAAAAATCATAAAGGATTTTCTTGTTTATTTAACGACAATTAAAGGCAAATCCCAGCGCACAAGAAAGGAATATGAATATGATTTACTATTATTTTTCCGCTTCCACAAGGCTGTGCAGGAGGATGTAGCTACTGATAATTTAGCAGCCATTGATATTGTTAGCATTTCCATTGATGATATTCGTGAGATTACATTAGAGGATTTATACTTATTTATGGAATATTGTGAGGTACAGCGTGGCAATTCGGCTGCGGCAAGAGCGCGTAAAGTCGCAACCTTAAAATCCTTCTTTAAATACATAAAGGGGAAGCGTCGGCTAATTGAGGAAAATCCAGCAGATGAACTAGAAACACCGAAAATTGGACGCAAAAGACCCATCTATCTAAATATGCAGGAAGCGACGCTATTTATGGATGGTCTACAGGCATCTCCACGCAATTACTGTATTATGATGTTTTTCTTGAATTTAGGAATCCGTGTTACAGAGCTTTGCCAGCTCAATAAATCCTCCATTCAAGGGCGCTATTTAACGATCGTTGGAAAGGGCAATAAGGAGCGCACTGTTTATTTGAATGATAGCTGTATACAGGCATTAGAGAACTATGAAAACAGTGGTAAAACACCCTATAAGGGAGAGGGCGAGGAGCCGCTTTTTGTATCACAAAAGGGCACACGACTTACGCGCCAAACCGTTGCCAGAATTGTGAAACGCATTAATCAGCAATCAGGCTTACAAAAGGAACGACTAACACCGCATAAGCTGCGCCATACATCCGCCACAATGATGTACAAGGCAGGCGCTGATATTCGAAGCCTACAGCATATTTTAGGGCATTCCAGTGTCGCAACAACCCAAATCTACACCCATATCGAGGATGAACAGCTTCAACAGGTACTCAACAACAATCCATTTAATATTGTTCATAAAAAATAA